The proteins below are encoded in one region of Shewanella putrefaciens:
- a CDS encoding MurR/RpiR family transcriptional regulator — protein sequence MNTLEKVQKSLTHFSKSERKVAEVILASPQTAIHSSIATLAKMADVSEPTVNRFCRRLDTKGFPDFKLHLAQSLANGTPYVSRHVEEDDSPESYTTKIFESSMASLDTARQSLDVSAINKAVDILTQAKTISFFGLGASASVAHDAQNKFFRFNVPVICFDDVLMQRMSCINSNEGDVVVLISHTGRTKSLIEIARLARENGAAVIGITARNSPLSMECTLPVTMEVPEDTDMYLPMASRLAQLVTIDVLATGFTLRRGPRFRDNLKRVKEVLKESRINKDPIL from the coding sequence ATGAATACCCTAGAAAAGGTTCAAAAAAGCCTCACCCATTTTAGTAAGTCAGAACGCAAGGTTGCAGAGGTGATCTTAGCATCTCCACAAACAGCGATTCATTCCAGCATCGCCACACTGGCTAAGATGGCAGATGTCAGTGAACCTACTGTGAATCGTTTCTGCCGCCGCTTAGATACCAAAGGCTTCCCTGATTTTAAGTTACATCTGGCACAAAGTCTTGCTAACGGTACGCCTTATGTGAGTCGCCATGTTGAAGAAGATGATTCTCCCGAGTCCTACACGACAAAAATCTTTGAATCTTCAATGGCTTCGTTAGATACCGCCCGCCAAAGTTTAGATGTTTCAGCCATTAACAAAGCGGTTGATATTCTGACTCAGGCTAAGACCATTTCTTTCTTTGGCTTAGGTGCTTCGGCCTCTGTGGCCCATGATGCGCAAAATAAATTTTTCCGTTTTAATGTGCCTGTCATCTGTTTTGACGATGTTCTGATGCAGCGTATGAGCTGTATCAATAGTAATGAAGGTGATGTTGTGGTGCTCATTTCCCACACTGGTCGCACTAAGTCATTGATTGAAATAGCACGTTTAGCCAGAGAAAACGGCGCCGCTGTGATTGGTATTACGGCTCGCAACTCACCGCTGTCGATGGAATGTACACTGCCAGTGACAATGGAGGTACCAGAAGATACCGATATGTATTTGCCTATGGCCTCGCGTTTAGCTCAATTGGTGACTATAGATGTATTGGCAACAGGTTTTACGCTACGCCGCGGCCCACGTTTCCGTGACAACCTTAAACGCGTTAAAGAAGTGCTGAAGGAATCTCGTATCAATAAAGATCCGATACTGTAA
- a CDS encoding pyridoxal phosphate-dependent aminotransferase: MRPIIKSNKLDSVCYDIRGPVHKEARRLEDEGHRILKLNIGNPAPFGFEAPEEIVRDVILNLPSAQGYCESKGLFSARKAIVQHYQAQGIFGVDIEDIYIGNGVSELIMMAMQGLLNTDDEILIPSPDYPLWTAAANLAGGKAVHYRCDEEADWFPDLNDIKSKISSRTRGIVLINPNNPTGAVYSRELLLQVVELCRQHDLILFADEIYDKILYDEAKHIPAASLSDDILTVTFNGLSKAYRVAGFRVGWMMLSGNLKAAKSYIEGLEMLSSMRLCANVPNQHAIQTALGGYQSINELILPNGRLTVQRDACYELLNQIPGVSVKKPKGALYAFPKLDMKKFNLRDDERLVLDLLREKKILLVHGSAFNWPEPDHLRVVFLPYKEDLTKALTEFGAFLETYRQ, encoded by the coding sequence ATGCGCCCTATCATCAAATCCAACAAGCTGGATAGCGTTTGCTATGACATCCGCGGCCCAGTGCACAAGGAAGCCAGACGTTTAGAAGACGAGGGTCATCGGATCCTCAAACTTAACATTGGTAATCCGGCCCCCTTCGGTTTCGAAGCGCCGGAAGAAATTGTGCGCGATGTGATCCTTAATTTACCCAGTGCCCAAGGCTACTGTGAGTCAAAAGGATTATTCTCTGCCCGCAAGGCCATAGTGCAGCATTATCAAGCCCAAGGAATTTTTGGTGTCGATATCGAAGATATCTATATAGGTAACGGCGTGTCTGAACTTATTATGATGGCCATGCAAGGCTTGTTGAATACCGATGATGAGATCTTAATCCCCTCACCCGATTATCCGCTGTGGACGGCGGCGGCCAACCTTGCGGGCGGCAAAGCCGTGCATTACCGCTGCGATGAAGAAGCAGATTGGTTCCCCGATCTCAACGACATTAAAAGCAAAATTTCATCGCGTACTCGCGGCATAGTGCTGATTAACCCGAACAATCCAACGGGAGCGGTATACAGCAGAGAATTGCTGCTGCAAGTGGTTGAACTTTGTCGTCAACACGATTTGATCCTGTTTGCCGATGAAATTTACGACAAAATTTTATACGACGAAGCTAAACATATTCCGGCGGCCAGCCTGTCTGACGATATTTTAACTGTCACTTTTAATGGGCTATCTAAGGCTTATCGCGTTGCCGGATTTCGTGTCGGTTGGATGATGTTATCGGGCAATCTTAAGGCCGCTAAAAGTTACATCGAAGGCTTAGAGATGCTGTCCTCGATGCGCCTGTGTGCAAACGTGCCCAATCAACATGCGATTCAAACGGCCCTTGGCGGTTACCAGAGTATTAATGAGCTTATTTTGCCTAATGGCCGGCTTACTGTGCAAAGGGATGCCTGTTATGAGCTGCTCAACCAAATTCCAGGCGTGAGTGTGAAAAAACCTAAAGGTGCACTCTATGCTTTCCCAAAACTGGATATGAAAAAATTCAATCTGCGGGATGATGAGCGTTTAGTGCTGGATTTACTCAGGGAAAAGAAAATCCTGTTAGTCCACGGCAGCGCCTTTAACTGGCCTGAGCCCGATCATTTACGTGTGGTATTCTTACCCTATAAGGAAGATCTCACTAAAGCGCTGACCGAGTTTGGTGCATTCCTTGAGACCTATCGACAATAG
- the pgl gene encoding 6-phosphogluconolactonase: MIKETVFKSFDTPAALELQLANKIASQLQEAVDARGKASLVVSGGSTPLKLFELLSMQSIDWSDVYITLADERWVDVEDSASNERLVREHLLQNRAANAKFRGLKNMFSTAEAGADMAAESLSNFPRPFDVVVLGMGNDGHTCSWFPCSAELDEALSTQALCVATHPTTAPHGRITLSKSAILNSRQIYLHLVGEQKLSVYRQALENDDVNAMPIRAVLAQRKTPVDVFWSA; encoded by the coding sequence ATGATAAAAGAAACCGTATTTAAATCCTTTGATACCCCAGCAGCGCTTGAGCTACAGCTGGCGAATAAAATTGCCAGTCAGTTGCAGGAAGCCGTCGATGCTCGCGGTAAAGCGAGCCTAGTGGTTTCCGGTGGTTCGACACCGCTTAAGTTATTTGAATTGCTCAGTATGCAATCGATTGACTGGAGCGATGTCTACATCACACTTGCCGATGAGCGCTGGGTCGATGTCGAAGACAGTGCATCGAATGAGCGGCTGGTGCGTGAGCATCTGCTACAAAATCGCGCCGCCAATGCCAAATTCCGCGGTTTGAAAAATATGTTCTCGACCGCAGAAGCGGGCGCCGATATGGCGGCTGAGTCATTGTCTAACTTTCCGCGTCCCTTCGATGTGGTCGTACTGGGTATGGGTAACGATGGCCATACCTGTTCATGGTTTCCCTGCAGTGCGGAGCTAGACGAAGCGTTATCGACGCAGGCGCTGTGTGTGGCAACTCACCCGACAACGGCTCCCCACGGCAGGATCACCTTGTCCAAAAGTGCGATTCTTAATAGCAGACAAATTTATCTGCATTTGGTCGGGGAACAGAAATTATCCGTATATCGTCAAGCCTTAGAGAATGATGATGTTAATGCTATGCCTATCAGAGCCGTATTAGCGCAGCGTAAAACGCCCGTTGATGTGTTCTGGAGCGCTTAA
- the zwf gene encoding glucose-6-phosphate dehydrogenase has protein sequence MGKTTSGAKACDFVLFGTKGDLARRKLLPSLYQLDKAELLDKDTKVIGVAKDEFSQDEFRELVIIALNTFVKEPLCEVTLQRFLSRCHYIGTNFTDSAGYSAFHDLLKPEERVMVSYFATPPAIFGEICRCLHEQNLIHSDSRVVLEKPIGSDLASSHVINDQVSAYFKERQVYRIDHYLGKETVQNLIALRFANSLFASKWDNRTIDHVQITVAEEVGIEGRWGYFDKAGQMRDMIQNHLLQVLTLVAMDPPVNLDADSIRDEKVKVLKSLRPINADNVYENTVRGQYSAGFLKGSPVPGYLEEEGANLQSHTETFVALRVDIDNWRWAGVPFYLRSGKRMPFKSSEIVVYFKNPPHNLYRSSYRNLPPNKLTIRLQPHEGVEIQMMNKVPGLEQKQRLQTTKLDLSFSDTFKNERIADAYERLLLEAMLGNQALFVRRDEVEQAWTWVDGIIQSWEQSNEKPKPYPAGTWGPVASVALITKDGRSWDE, from the coding sequence ATGGGCAAAACAACATCAGGCGCCAAAGCTTGTGACTTCGTACTCTTTGGTACTAAAGGCGACTTGGCACGACGCAAGTTGTTACCTTCTTTATACCAGTTAGATAAGGCTGAACTTCTCGATAAAGATACGAAAGTGATCGGTGTCGCAAAGGATGAGTTTAGTCAGGATGAATTTAGAGAGTTAGTCATTATTGCGTTAAACACCTTCGTCAAAGAACCCCTTTGCGAAGTGACACTCCAACGCTTCCTGTCCCGCTGCCACTATATAGGCACTAATTTTACTGATTCGGCTGGCTACAGTGCCTTCCATGATTTGCTCAAACCAGAAGAGCGAGTGATGGTCAGTTACTTTGCGACTCCCCCCGCTATTTTTGGCGAAATCTGCCGCTGTTTACATGAACAAAACCTTATCCACAGCGATTCTCGCGTGGTACTCGAAAAACCCATCGGCTCAGATTTAGCCTCTTCCCACGTTATCAATGATCAAGTTTCCGCCTATTTTAAAGAACGTCAGGTCTATCGAATCGACCACTATTTAGGGAAAGAAACCGTCCAGAACTTGATTGCGCTACGTTTTGCTAACTCTTTGTTCGCCTCTAAGTGGGACAACCGGACCATTGACCATGTCCAGATCACCGTTGCGGAAGAAGTGGGAATTGAAGGCCGCTGGGGTTATTTCGATAAAGCGGGTCAAATGCGCGACATGATCCAAAACCATTTGCTGCAGGTGCTGACACTGGTTGCCATGGATCCACCAGTGAACTTAGACGCCGACAGTATCCGTGATGAAAAGGTAAAAGTGCTTAAGTCACTGCGCCCCATCAATGCCGACAATGTGTATGAAAATACCGTACGCGGTCAGTATAGCGCCGGTTTCTTAAAGGGCAGCCCAGTTCCTGGCTATTTAGAGGAAGAGGGCGCCAATCTACAGTCTCACACTGAGACCTTTGTGGCGCTGCGGGTCGATATCGACAATTGGCGTTGGGCTGGGGTGCCTTTCTATTTACGTAGCGGCAAACGCATGCCGTTTAAGAGCTCTGAAATTGTGGTGTATTTTAAAAATCCACCCCACAACCTGTACCGCTCAAGCTACCGTAATCTGCCACCGAACAAGCTGACTATTCGTCTGCAGCCCCATGAAGGGGTTGAGATCCAGATGATGAACAAGGTGCCAGGGCTAGAGCAGAAGCAGCGTTTACAAACCACTAAACTCGATTTGAGCTTCTCGGATACCTTTAAAAACGAACGTATTGCTGATGCCTATGAACGACTATTACTCGAAGCTATGCTCGGTAATCAAGCCCTGTTCGTGCGCCGCGATGAAGTAGAGCAGGCATGGACTTGGGTCGATGGCATTATCCAATCCTGGGAACAAAGTAACGAAAAACCAAAACCTTATCCTGCGGGTACTTGGGGGCCTGTGGCATCGGTTGCCTTGATCACCAAAGATGGCCGCTCGTGGGATGAATAG
- the edd gene encoding phosphogluconate dehydratase, with product MNPVVQAVTDRIIARSTASRAAYLGALNDARNHGVHRSSLSCGNLAHGFAACNPDDKNALRQLTKANIGIVTAFNDMLSAHQPYENYPELLKKACQEVGSVAQVAGGVPAMCDGVTQGQPGMELSLLSREVIAMATAVGLSHNMFDGALLLGICDKIVPGLLIGALSFGHLPMLFVPAGPMKSGIPNKEKARIRQQFAQGKVDRAQLLEAEAQSYHSAGTCTFYGTANSNQLMLEVMGLQLPGSSFVNPDDPLREALNKMAAKQVCRLTEMGSQYSPIGEIVNEKSVVNGIVALLATGGSTNLTMHIVAAARAAGIIVNWDDFSELSDAVPLLARVYPNGHADINHFHAAGGMAFLIKELLDAGLLHQDVNTVAGFGLHRYTQEPKLLDGELRWVDGPTVSLDTEVLTSVASPFQNNGGLKLLKGNLGRAVIKVSAVQDLHRVVEAPAVVIDDQNKLDALFKAGALDRDCVVVVKGQGPKANGMPELHKLTPLLGSLQDKGFKVALMTDGRMSGASGKVPAAIHLTPEALDGGLIAKVQDGDLIRVDALTGELSLLVSETELAARAVGEVNLHRSRYGMGRELFSALRANLSSPETGARCTNAIDELY from the coding sequence ATGAACCCAGTAGTTCAAGCCGTTACCGACAGAATTATTGCCCGTAGCACAGCGTCACGTGCCGCTTATCTTGGCGCATTAAACGATGCTCGTAACCATGGCGTGCACCGCAGTTCCTTAAGTTGCGGTAACTTAGCCCATGGTTTTGCCGCCTGTAATCCAGACGATAAAAATGCCTTACGTCAATTAACTAAGGCGAACATCGGCATTGTGACGGCATTTAACGATATGCTATCTGCGCACCAACCCTATGAAAACTATCCTGAACTGCTGAAAAAAGCCTGTCAGGAAGTCGGCAGTGTCGCGCAGGTGGCGGGCGGTGTTCCTGCTATGTGTGACGGTGTGACCCAAGGTCAGCCCGGCATGGAATTGAGCCTACTGAGCCGCGAAGTGATTGCCATGGCAACGGCGGTGGGGCTATCCCACAATATGTTTGATGGTGCCTTACTGCTCGGTATTTGCGACAAAATCGTGCCCGGTCTATTAATCGGTGCCTTAAGTTTTGGCCATTTGCCTATGTTGTTTGTGCCGGCCGGCCCAATGAAATCCGGTATTCCAAACAAAGAAAAAGCCCGCATTCGTCAGCAATTTGCCCAAGGTAAAGTGGATAGAGCGCAGCTGCTCGAAGCCGAAGCCCAGTCTTACCACAGCGCGGGAACGTGCACTTTCTACGGCACGGCGAACTCAAACCAGCTGATGCTTGAAGTAATGGGCCTACAATTACCTGGCTCATCCTTTGTGAATCCCGATGACCCACTGCGTGAAGCCTTAAATAAAATGGCGGCCAAACAGGTGTGCCGTTTAACCGAAATGGGCAGCCAATACAGCCCGATTGGTGAAATTGTTAATGAAAAATCCGTCGTCAATGGCATAGTCGCGCTGTTGGCTACGGGTGGTTCCACAAACTTGACCATGCATATCGTCGCCGCGGCCCGTGCGGCAGGCATCATAGTGAACTGGGATGATTTTTCCGAGTTATCCGATGCGGTGCCTCTGCTGGCCCGCGTCTATCCAAACGGTCATGCGGACATTAACCACTTCCACGCCGCGGGCGGTATGGCGTTCTTAATTAAAGAATTGCTCGATGCCGGATTACTGCACCAAGATGTGAATACTGTGGCGGGCTTTGGTCTTCACCGTTACACCCAAGAGCCCAAACTGCTCGACGGTGAGTTGCGTTGGGTCGATGGACCAACGGTAAGTTTAGATACCGAAGTATTAACCTCGGTCGCATCGCCTTTCCAAAATAACGGTGGTTTGAAATTGCTTAAGGGTAACCTTGGCCGCGCCGTGATTAAAGTCTCTGCGGTTCAAGACCTGCACCGGGTAGTGGAAGCGCCTGCCGTCGTGATTGACGATCAAAATAAACTCGATGCGTTATTTAAAGCCGGCGCTTTAGATAGGGACTGTGTCGTAGTCGTTAAAGGGCAAGGTCCAAAAGCCAATGGCATGCCTGAGCTACATAAGCTAACGCCACTCTTAGGCTCGCTGCAGGATAAGGGCTTTAAAGTGGCACTGATGACCGACGGTCGTATGTCGGGCGCATCGGGCAAAGTGCCTGCCGCCATTCATTTAACGCCAGAAGCCCTAGATGGTGGTTTGATTGCCAAAGTCCAAGATGGCGATTTGATCCGTGTCGATGCGCTCACCGGTGAATTAAGTCTACTGGTGTCTGAGACTGAACTGGCTGCAAGAGCCGTGGGTGAGGTGAATTTACATCGTTCACGTTATGGCATGGGGCGTGAGTTATTTAGCGCACTGCGTGCAAACTTGAGCAGTCCTGAAACGGGTGCGCGCTGTACGAACGCCATCGATGAACTTTATTAA
- a CDS encoding anti-phage deoxyguanosine triphosphatase: MTSSVWQERRHGEDKQRRNDHRSPYQRDRARILHSAAFRRLQAKTQVLGVGMNDFYRTRLTHSLEVSQIGTGIAAQLIRKYPEHKPLLDSMSLLEALCLAHDIGHPPFGHGGEVALNYMMRDHGGFEGNGQTLRILSKLEPYTLDFGMNLCRRTMLGILKYPAPRSQLFVPCEHTEITSHRQLKPSQWPPVKGIFDDDNDIFAWVLEPLSESDRARFTSAQQSSHPALHHYPHLRTQFKSFDCSIMELADDIAYAVHDLEDAIVMGIVTASQWQQDVAPTLTHSNDAWIKQELADIGKKLFSHEHHLRKDAIGTLVNGFVTAIIITEDPAFEEPLLRFNANLEPEFAIALNVLKQLVYKYVIRKPEMQMLEYKGQQIVMGLFEAFASDPERLLPLNTQERWRESEQQGLNSHRVLADYISGMTDEFAGRLYQQLFSPKAGSNIELSKEM; this comes from the coding sequence ATGACTTCAAGTGTTTGGCAAGAACGCCGCCATGGCGAAGATAAACAAAGGCGCAACGATCACCGCAGTCCCTACCAAAGAGACCGGGCGCGTATCCTACACTCCGCCGCCTTTCGTCGTCTGCAAGCAAAAACCCAAGTGCTCGGTGTGGGCATGAATGACTTCTATCGTACTCGTTTAACCCATTCGCTCGAAGTTTCGCAAATTGGTACGGGGATCGCCGCCCAGTTAATCCGTAAATATCCAGAGCATAAACCCCTATTAGACTCCATGAGCCTGCTGGAAGCCTTATGCCTTGCCCATGATATTGGCCATCCGCCCTTTGGCCACGGTGGTGAAGTGGCATTGAATTACATGATGCGCGACCATGGCGGCTTCGAAGGCAATGGCCAAACCTTGCGCATTTTATCTAAGCTTGAGCCATATACCTTAGATTTTGGAATGAATCTCTGCCGCCGCACTATGCTGGGGATTTTGAAATACCCAGCACCGCGCTCGCAGCTATTTGTCCCATGTGAGCATACTGAGATCACCAGCCACAGACAGCTTAAGCCATCACAATGGCCCCCCGTAAAGGGCATTTTCGACGACGATAATGACATTTTTGCCTGGGTGCTTGAGCCCTTATCAGAGTCGGATAGAGCGCGTTTTACTTCGGCCCAGCAAAGCTCTCATCCGGCCCTGCACCACTATCCACATCTGCGAACCCAGTTTAAATCCTTCGACTGCTCGATTATGGAATTGGCGGACGATATCGCCTATGCGGTGCATGATCTTGAAGACGCAATCGTGATGGGAATAGTCACAGCATCCCAATGGCAGCAGGATGTCGCCCCGACACTGACCCACAGCAATGATGCTTGGATAAAACAGGAGCTAGCCGATATTGGCAAAAAACTGTTTTCCCATGAGCATCACCTGCGTAAAGATGCCATAGGCACCTTAGTCAATGGGTTTGTCACGGCCATTATCATTACCGAAGATCCGGCTTTCGAAGAACCTTTACTGCGCTTTAATGCCAACCTTGAACCGGAATTTGCCATTGCGCTCAATGTACTTAAGCAATTGGTATATAAATACGTTATCCGTAAACCTGAAATGCAAATGCTCGAATATAAGGGCCAGCAGATTGTGATGGGATTATTTGAGGCTTTTGCTTCCGATCCCGAACGTTTATTGCCGCTGAACACCCAAGAGCGCTGGCGCGAAAGTGAGCAACAGGGTTTAAACAGTCACAGGGTATTGGCGGACTATATTTCGGGGATGACGGATGAATTTGCAGGGCGACTATATCAGCAGCTATTTAGCCCCAAAGCGGGTTCGAATATTGAATTGAGTAAGGAAATGTAG
- the pyk gene encoding pyruvate kinase gives MFRRTKIVTTLGPATDRDDNLRRIIAAGANVVRLNFSHGSPEDHLKRATQAREIAKELGVHVAILGDLQGPKIRVSTFKDNKKVQLKLGQAYTLDADLAKGEGDENQVGIDYKQLPDDVNVGDILMLDDGRVQLRVERVEGRKVHTTVTVAGPLSNNKGINKQGGGLSAAALTEKDKADILTAAMIQVDYLAVSFPRSGADLDYARSLAQQAGSNALIVAKVERAEAVASDEAMDDVILASDVVMVARGDLGVEIGDAALVAVQKKLIARSRQLNKIVITATQMMESMISSPMPTRAEVMDVANAVLDGTDAVMLSAETAAGDFPEETVKAMANVCLGAESHPSVKVSKHRLDARFTSVEETIALSTMYAANHLEGVKAIIALTESGATPKLMSRISSSLPILGLSRHATTLAKMALYRGVLPIYFDSTIYPADLLAQKALESLTTAGYLQSGDLVLMTKGDAMETIGGTNTCKVLIVA, from the coding sequence ATGTTCCGCAGAACCAAAATCGTCACCACCCTTGGTCCCGCCACTGATCGTGATGATAATCTACGCCGCATCATCGCGGCAGGTGCAAATGTTGTACGTCTAAACTTTTCCCACGGCTCCCCTGAAGATCACCTAAAGCGCGCAACTCAAGCCCGCGAAATAGCAAAAGAGTTAGGTGTTCATGTTGCTATTCTTGGCGACTTACAGGGCCCTAAAATTCGTGTTTCTACTTTCAAGGACAACAAAAAGGTCCAATTGAAATTAGGTCAAGCCTATACCTTAGATGCTGACTTAGCGAAAGGCGAAGGCGACGAGAACCAAGTCGGTATCGACTATAAGCAGTTGCCTGACGATGTAAATGTCGGTGACATTCTGATGCTAGACGATGGCCGAGTGCAATTACGTGTCGAACGTGTTGAAGGCCGTAAAGTCCACACCACAGTGACAGTTGCTGGTCCTTTATCTAACAATAAAGGTATTAACAAACAAGGTGGTGGTCTCTCGGCTGCGGCGCTGACGGAAAAAGATAAGGCTGACATTCTTACGGCAGCCATGATCCAAGTGGATTACTTAGCAGTCTCTTTCCCACGCAGTGGTGCCGATCTCGACTATGCCCGTTCATTAGCACAACAAGCCGGCAGTAATGCTCTTATTGTGGCCAAAGTTGAACGTGCCGAAGCGGTTGCCAGTGACGAAGCAATGGATGATGTGATCCTCGCCTCTGACGTTGTCATGGTTGCCCGTGGTGATTTAGGGGTTGAAATCGGTGATGCGGCCCTAGTTGCCGTGCAGAAAAAACTCATCGCCCGTTCACGTCAATTGAACAAAATCGTGATCACTGCAACGCAGATGATGGAATCTATGATTTCAAGCCCAATGCCAACCCGCGCCGAAGTGATGGACGTTGCGAACGCTGTGCTCGATGGCACCGACGCTGTGATGTTATCGGCCGAAACGGCGGCGGGAGATTTCCCTGAAGAAACAGTGAAAGCCATGGCGAACGTGTGTCTGGGCGCCGAGTCTCATCCAAGTGTGAAAGTCTCTAAGCATAGATTAGATGCACGATTCACCTCGGTTGAAGAAACTATCGCGCTATCAACCATGTACGCGGCAAACCACCTTGAAGGTGTTAAAGCGATTATCGCCTTAACCGAATCGGGCGCAACACCGAAACTGATGTCACGCATCAGCTCTTCACTGCCGATCTTAGGTTTATCCCGTCATGCTACGACGCTGGCAAAAATGGCGCTGTATCGTGGTGTATTACCGATTTACTTCGATTCAACTATTTATCCAGCCGATCTATTAGCGCAAAAAGCCTTAGAGTCACTGACCACCGCCGGCTATTTACAGAGCGGGGATTTAGTCTTGATGACTAAGGGTGATGCTATGGAAACCATCGGTGGCACCAACACCTGTAAAGTGTTGATCGTCGCTTAA
- the yfbR gene encoding 5'-deoxynucleotidase, with amino-acid sequence MSHLFAHLARMKLIQRWPLMYNVRPENVQEHSLQVAMVAHALVIISNKKFGTTLDPHQATSLAIFHDASEILTGDLPTPVKYFNKEIEAEYKKIEAIAEQRMLDMVPEEFKEDYRSLFISNYTDPVYKTIVKSADTLCAYLKCLEENRAGNTEFNTARKRLEAMLAANADPAVKYFMDCFVPSFTLNLDEINKML; translated from the coding sequence ATGAGCCACCTATTTGCCCATTTAGCTCGGATGAAACTCATTCAACGCTGGCCCTTGATGTACAATGTACGCCCTGAGAATGTACAAGAACATTCATTGCAGGTTGCTATGGTTGCCCATGCACTCGTCATCATTAGCAATAAAAAGTTTGGCACGACGCTCGATCCCCACCAAGCCACAAGTCTGGCGATTTTTCACGATGCCAGTGAGATCCTGACGGGCGACTTACCGACACCGGTGAAATACTTCAATAAAGAGATTGAGGCCGAGTATAAAAAAATCGAGGCCATTGCCGAGCAACGTATGTTGGATATGGTGCCGGAGGAGTTTAAAGAGGATTATCGCAGCCTATTTATCAGCAATTACACCGATCCCGTTTACAAAACCATAGTGAAATCCGCCGATACTTTATGTGCTTACCTTAAATGCCTAGAGGAAAATCGCGCCGGTAATACCGAGTTTAATACCGCCCGTAAACGCCTAGAGGCCATGCTCGCCGCCAATGCCGATCCCGCGGTGAAATACTTTATGGATTGTTTTGTCCCGAGTTTTACCCTGAATTTGGACGAAATAAACAAGATGCTTTGA
- a CDS encoding bifunctional 4-hydroxy-2-oxoglutarate aldolase/2-dehydro-3-deoxy-phosphogluconate aldolase produces the protein MLENNWSLQPQDIFKRSPIVPVMVINKIEHAVPLAKALVAGGISVLEVTLRTPCALEAITKIAKEVPEALVGAGTILNEAQLEQAIAAGAQFIITPGATVELLKAGMQGPIPLIPGVASISEVMAGMALGYTHFKFFPAEASGGVDALKAFSGPLADIRFCPTGGITPSSYKDYLALKNVDCIGGSWIAPTDAMEQGDWDRITQLCKDAIGAL, from the coding sequence ATGCTTGAGAATAACTGGTCATTACAACCGCAAGATATTTTTAAACGCAGCCCTATTGTTCCTGTGATGGTGATTAACAAAATAGAGCATGCAGTACCACTCGCTAAAGCACTGGTTGCCGGCGGGATCAGCGTGTTAGAGGTCACTTTACGCACCCCATGCGCCCTTGAAGCTATTACTAAAATTGCTAAGGAAGTACCAGAGGCCTTAGTCGGTGCGGGAACCATTTTAAATGAAGCCCAACTCGAGCAAGCCATTGCCGCTGGCGCGCAGTTTATTATCACACCGGGTGCCACGGTTGAATTGCTTAAAGCGGGGATGCAGGGGCCAATTCCTTTAATTCCAGGTGTTGCCAGTATTTCAGAGGTGATGGCTGGAATGGCGCTCGGTTACACCCACTTTAAATTTTTCCCGGCGGAAGCCTCGGGCGGTGTGGATGCACTGAAAGCCTTTTCTGGCCCACTCGCGGATATTCGCTTCTGCCCAACGGGTGGCATTACGCCAAGCAGCTATAAAGATTATTTAGCCCTTAAAAATGTCGATTGTATTGGTGGTAGCTGGATAGCACCGACGGATGCAATGGAGCAGGGTGATTGGGACCGTATCACTCAGCTTTGTAAAGATGCCATTGGCGCTTTATAA